Genomic segment of Umezawaea sp. Da 62-37:
CTGCGGCTGAGCTACTTCGCCCAGACCATCGGCACCCGGTACTCGGTGTCGGACAAGCGGATCTTCAAGGCGCTGGACGCGGTGGTCGGGTAGCGGTGGTCGGGTAGCGGTGGGACGCCCCGACGGGCGTCCCACCGCGGACCGTCTGGTGCGGTGACCACCAACCCTTGCCGGGTTTGGCGCCGCTCGGGGTGACCCCGAGACGCGCGAACCCGGTGAGGATCGCGGTCACCGAATTAGGTCCGGCCGAGCAGGTGCATCCCGGCCGAGGAGTCGCTGCGACCGGCGAAGAACCCGCCGAGCCCGATGGCGAACTCCTCCACGGTGAGCCTGCCGTCGCCGTCGGAGTCCAGCTGCCGGAAGCCGCCCAGCACCTCGTCGCCGCCGACCCGGTCACCGAGCAGACGGGTGTACTCGGCCTGGTCGACGTACCCGTCGCCGTCGCTGTCCAGCGCCGCGGCGACGGCGTCCATGGCCGTGCGCAGCGCCTTGCCGTGGGCGGCGCGTTCGTACTCGTGGCGGTCCACCCGCCCGTCGCCGTCCACGTCGGCCCCGGCCTGGAGGTCCAGCCACCAGGCGTGGAAGGCGTCGTAGAGAGCGGACTCCGTGGCCTCGTCGACCTCGAGCCTGGCCGCGATCACCCGTGCCGTCGCGGCGAGGTCGGACCAGCTGACGTACCCGTCGCCGCTCTGGTCCAGGATCCGCTCGAAGATCTCCGGGCGCCCGGCGGCCGGGGTGGCCGCCGCGCGCCGCAGGCTGCTGCTGAGGCGGCGTTCGGCCTCGATCGCGGCGGCGGCCACGGGCATGAACCGCAGGCGCTGCGGGGTGATGCGGTCCAGCAGCCGCGCGCCCCGGCACACGACCGTCGCGAGGGCGGTGCCCGTCGTGCCCGCGTGCATGCCGAACCGCTCCCGCAACTCCTCGGGGAGCAGGGCGGCGGTCATCCGCATGTAGGCGTCGGCGGCGGTGCCGCTGAGGACCCGCCACACCGGGGCCGGCAGGAACGCCAGGCGCGACGGCGGCGGGATGTCACCGGCCAGCGCGGCCAGCAGGTCGACCAGGCCCTGGGTCAGGGTGAGGCGCTGGGAGGTCATCTTCTCGAAGTAGACCCAGAAGTCCGCGACGGTGGCGGGCAGGTCGTCGTCCCCGAGGCCGAGCAGGGCGCCGCAGGTCCGCATCTCGTCGTAGAGCCGCGACTCGTCCTCGGGCGACAGGGGGTCGCCGCCCGCCCGGCACATGGTGACCACCGCTTCGAACAGGGTGAGGTGCACCCACGCCACGGCTTCGGGGTCCAGCGCGTCGAACGGGCAGCCCGAGGCGTCGACCCCGTTGATGCGGCTGTGCAGCCGGGTCAGCCTGGCGGCTTCCTTCTCCCGGCCCCTGGTGTCGAGGTACACGATCCGCTGCAGGCTCAGCATCGTCTGCTTGGCCCGCCGCCACGGGTGGCCGCGGTAGGTGGAGAACTGGGTCACCCCCGCGCCCACGACGGGGTGGGCGGTCTCCAGGACGAGGGCGCGCGCCAGGACGGTCACCAGCCGCCACTGCCCGATGTACTGCCAGGTGATCGAGTCGGGTCCGAAGGGCAGGGCACCGGTCGCGGCGGGTTCCGGGACGGTGTGGATCTCGTTCATGGTCGCATCCTCACGGTCGCCGGGGCCGGGTCGCGTTCCGCGACGCGCGCGGGTCACCCGTCCGGGGACGAGGACTACCCGGCCGTGGGGAGTGGCGCGCTGTCCGCACGGGTAGTGCCGCACTCCGGCTTGTCGTGGATCCCCCACACCGGGCACGCTCTAGGGTCCTCGTCCGTGACCGACTTCCTCGACACCACCCGAGCCTCCTACGACATCGTCGCGGCCGACTACGCCGACCTGCTGCGCACCGCGCTGGCCGAGAACCCGTTCGACCGCGCCATGCTGGCCGCGTTCGCCGAACTCGTCCCCGACGGCCCGGTCGCCGACATCGGGTGCGGGCCGGGGCGGGTCACCGCGCACCTGCGCGGCCTCGGGGTGGACGCGTCCGGGATCGACCTGTCGCCGGGCATGGTGGAGGTCGCCCGCCGCGACCACCCCGAGCTGCGGTTCGAGGTGGGGTCGATGCTCGACCTCGACCTGCCCGACGCCTCGCTGGCCGGGCTGCTGGCGTGGTACTCGGTGATCCACCTGCCGCCCGCCCGGCGGCCGGAGGCGTTCGCGGAGTTCCACCGGGTGCTGGTCCCCGGCGGGTACGCGCTGCTGGCGTTCCAGGTCGGCGACGAGGTCCTGCACATCACCCAGGGGTACGGGCACGACGTCGACATGGAGGCCTACCGGCTCGTCCCGGAGCAGGTCGGCGCGCAACTCGCCGAGGCGGGGCTGGCCCCGCACTCGACGCTGGTGCGCCAACCCGAGGCCAGGGAGAAGACCCCGCAGGCCTACCTGCTGGTGCGCAAGCCGTCATGACTCCGGCGGCAGCCCGAACAACCCCTCGGCGCTGCCCCCGGCCAGCGCGTCCAACGCCGTGACGAGCTTCTTCTCCTCGTATCCGGCACCCGGTCGCCCAGCACCCGGAAGGCGCCCGCGTCCTCACCGGTGCGGTGCGAGGTGACGGCCGCGCAGAAACGCCGGGCAGTGCGCCCGCAGGTCGCGCGGCGGTCTCCTGGCCGGGCGCACCGCGACGCTGCCGGGATTCGACCAGCTGTCGCCGCTCGGTCAAGCGCGCGGCCAGCCTGGCACGATTCAGCCACGGCCTTGGCGGTTCCCCACGTCGTTGATAACTTGATCATCCGTTGCCACGCAGGAAACCTCGACTCGAGAGGCACACCTCGGATGCGCGTTCTGATCGTTTCCGCACTGGGCACCGGTCACGTCCTCCCCGCCGTTCCGCTGGCGTGGGCGCTGCGCGCGGCGGGCCACGACGTGCTCCTGGCCGCCGCCGGTGACGCGCTCGTGGCCGGGAGAGCGGGCCTGCCGGTCGAGGACGTGCTGCCCGGACAGGACATGCGCGGCGTCTTCGAGTGGATCAGGGAG
This window contains:
- a CDS encoding EF-hand domain-containing protein, with the translated sequence MNEIHTVPEPAATGALPFGPDSITWQYIGQWRLVTVLARALVLETAHPVVGAGVTQFSTYRGHPWRRAKQTMLSLQRIVYLDTRGREKEAARLTRLHSRINGVDASGCPFDALDPEAVAWVHLTLFEAVVTMCRAGGDPLSPEDESRLYDEMRTCGALLGLGDDDLPATVADFWVYFEKMTSQRLTLTQGLVDLLAALAGDIPPPSRLAFLPAPVWRVLSGTAADAYMRMTAALLPEELRERFGMHAGTTGTALATVVCRGARLLDRITPQRLRFMPVAAAAIEAERRLSSSLRRAAATPAAGRPEIFERILDQSGDGYVSWSDLAATARVIAARLEVDEATESALYDAFHAWWLDLQAGADVDGDGRVDRHEYERAAHGKALRTAMDAVAAALDSDGDGYVDQAEYTRLLGDRVGGDEVLGGFRQLDSDGDGRLTVEEFAIGLGGFFAGRSDSSAGMHLLGRT
- a CDS encoding methyltransferase domain-containing protein, which produces MTDFLDTTRASYDIVAADYADLLRTALAENPFDRAMLAAFAELVPDGPVADIGCGPGRVTAHLRGLGVDASGIDLSPGMVEVARRDHPELRFEVGSMLDLDLPDASLAGLLAWYSVIHLPPARRPEAFAEFHRVLVPGGYALLAFQVGDEVLHITQGYGHDVDMEAYRLVPEQVGAQLAEAGLAPHSTLVRQPEAREKTPQAYLLVRKPS